The genomic region CCTGCCGCTCCTGGCGGATGCGGCGGCGGCCTTCCTCGGTCGGAAAGCCGCGCAGCAGCTTGAGTGCGCCGCGCTGGCGGTAGCCGCCCTCGACGCGCTGCACCTCGAACACCGTGCCCATGCCGCCGGCGCCGAGCTCGCGCAGCACCTCCCAGGCGCCGATGCGGCTGCCGGCGGCCGCGGCCGGACTGTCGTTCTCCAGGCGCAGGGCGGAGGCCGCAAGCGCGCCGCGGATCACCGTCTCGGCGTCTTCGTCGGCGCGCAGCAGGCCGGCCAGGGCGAGCCGCTCTTCGTGCGTCAGCGCCAGCGCGGCCAGCGCCTCGGCGCGGGCCGCGTGCGGCAGCGCGACCAGGGCCTCGAAATGGGCCGCCAGCGCATCGAGTGAGGGCGTGGGCTCGGTCATGGTGGGCGGGCCTGTCGGGCGCAGACGCGGTTATCGGGGGTACGTCACGGCGCGCCCGATCGGATCAGGCGCGGTCGACAGCGGCGGCCTCACTCGGCCTCCATCGCCTGCTTCAGCCAGGCGCGACCGAAGCGCAGGTCGCGGTCCACCGTCGGCACCGACACGCCCAGCGCGCGCGCCACCTGCTCGCGGTCGAGGCCGGCGAAATAGGTCAGCTCCAGCACCTGCGAGCGCCGCGCGTCCCGTCTGCCCAGCGCCTCCAGCGCCTCATGCAGGCGCAGCAGGGTGGCGTCCTCCTCGCAGGCGACGGCGTCGGCGGCCGACAGGCTGAGCGGCACCGCGCCGCCGCCGCGCTTGTCGCGCAGGCGCCGGCGTGCCGCATCCACCAGCACTTGGCGGGTGGCCTGGGCCACCACGTTGAAGAAGTGCCGGCGGTCTTCCCAGCCGGCGTCGGCGTCGAGCAGGCGCAGCAGGGCCTCGTGCGCCAGCTCGGTGGCCGACAGGCTGCCGCCGGGCAGGGCGCGCGCGCTGCGCTGGGCGATCGCCCGCACCTGGGTGTAGACGGCTTCCACCAGCCGTTCGCGGGCACTGGCATCGCCGTTCTGCCACTGCCGCAGCAGGCGGGTGATCGCCGGTGGCTGCAGATCTTCGGCCTCGTGCATCGGGCGGCGCTCCGCGTGCGGATCCAGTGGCCGGGCCCGTCCGGCCCGGCGCGGGCTGCAGCGTAGCCAAAAGTCGCGGGCGGCGTTGGCTGCCGCGGCGCCCCGCGCGCTGCGTCCGGCTCGCCGCGCGCAGCGACGCCAGCACCCGCGCCGCCGGCCTGCGGCCGGCACCGCACCTGAGGGCCTGCACCCGTCGGGATGCCTTACCCGCGCGAATCGTGCACCCTAGACCGCTTCGCACCGCTCTTCGACTAGCCGATGGACCCCACCGAATACGCCCGGGAACTGTTCTTCAAGGCCCTGGATCACCATCAGCGCGGTCGCCTCGACGAGGCCGAGACCCTGTATCGGGAGGCGCTCGCGCGCGTGCCGGAGCGCGTTTCGGTGCTGTCCAATCTCGCCACCGTGCTGGTTCTGAAGGGCCGCCACGCTGAAGCGCGCGCGCTGGCCGAGCGCGCCCTCGCGCTCGAACCGAACTGCGCCGAGGCCCACGCCATCCTGGCCGAAGTGCGGCGCGGCCAGCGCGGCCCGCACGCCGCCCTGCAGGAGCTTGAGCGGGTGCTGGCGCGCTCGCCGGACGACCCCGAGCTGCATTTCCACCGCAGCGCCCTGCTCGCCGAGCTCGGCCGCTTCGACGCGGCGCTTGAGGCCAGCGCGCGCGCGCTTGAGCTGCGCCCCGATCATCCCGGCAACCGCGCCCACCACGCCCTGCTGATGGCGACCGCGGGCGACACCGCGGGCGCGCTGCGCAGTCTGGGGGATCTGCTGCGCGAGGATCCGCGGCCGCTGGCGGCCGGCGAAGCCTGGGCCGGTCTGCTGCTGCGGCGGGCCGCCGAGGCGGGCGGCCAGCTCGATGACAGCGTCGACGCCGCCCTGCTGGTGCGCGCGCTTGACACCCCATGGTCGCCGCCGCGCCGGCTGCTGGCCTTGGCCAGCCAGGTGCTGCGCGCCGACCCCAAGACCGGCCCCTGGCTGCAGCGCGTGCGCGAAACCCGGCCGCAGCTCCTGCCGCCGCACAGCTGGTCCGATCTGCGCCTGAGCGGGGCGATCTACAGCAAGCCGCTGCTGCGCGCCTTGCTGCGGCAGCCGGTGATCCCCGACCTGGATGTCCAGCACCTGCTGGTGCAGTTGCGCGCCATGCTGCTGGAGCGCGCCGCCCGCAGCACGCTGGAGGCGCCGTTCGACGACGCCCAGCTGTCCTTCCTCTGCGCCCTGGCCGCGCATGCGCTGCGCCAGCACTACGTGTGGCCGGTGACGCCCGCCGAGCAGGCCCAGCTGGATGCGCTCGGCGAACGCCTGCGCGCTGCTTGCGCGCAGGCGCAGCCCTGGCCCGTCGCCTGGCTGCCGGCGCTGTTGGCCTACCGGCCGCTGGCCGAGCTCGCCCCGGTGGAGATGCTGAAAGCGCGCGGTGGCCCAGCGCCCGTGCAGGCCCTGCTGGCGCAGGCGGCCGCCGACCCCGGCCCGCTGCCGAATCTGCGTTGGACCCACCTGCCGACGCCGCCGCGCAGCCTGAGCCTGGCCGACTACCTGGCCGAGCGCATCACGCCTTTCACCCTGCCGCGCCTGCCCAAGCTGGGCGAGCCGCGGGTGTTGGCCATAGCAGCCGGCGGCGGCGAGTGGGCCTTCGAGCTCGCGGTGCGGCTGCGGGGTGCCAGCGTGCGGGTGCTCGAAGCCGACCCGCAGGCCGCAAGCGCTTTGGGCGAACAGGCGCAGCGGCTGCGGCTGCCGCAGCTGAGCGTGCTGCAGGGCGGCCTGGATGCGGCCGGCGCCGGTGGCTACACGGTGATGGACAGCGGCCGTCTGCTGCTGATGCCGGGGACGCTGCCGGCGCGTCTGTCTGAGCTGCGGCGCTGGCTGGCGCCGCGCGGCCTGCTGCGTCTGCGTGTGGCCAGCGCACGCTTGCGCACGGCGCTGCAGGCGGCACGCCAATCGCTCAGGGACGCAGGCCTGGACGCCGCAGGTGTCGACGTGCGTGCGGCGCGCGCGCATCTGCTCGCTCTGCCGGCGGAGCACCCTGCCGCAGCGCTGCATGCGCTGCCTGAGCTGCACAGCCTGGGGCCCTGCAGCAGTCTGCTGCGCGAGTGGGACGCCACGCCCCTCGGTCTGGTGAACTTCATCGCGGCAGTGCAGGCGGCCGGTCTGCGCCTGCGCGGCCTTGAACTGGGGCCCGACGAGCGCGCGGCCTTGCCCAAGCACGGCCCGATGCCCGCCGACCTGCCGGCCTGGGCCGCGCTGGAGGCCGACCATCCGCGCATGTTCCGCGACTTCTACACGCTCTGGGCCAGCCCATAGGGTGGGTCTTAACCCACCGAAGCCCGACCCTCGCCCCGCTCATGGAAACACCGGCCGACCCTGCCTCGACTCTGGTCCCGGTCGTGGAAGGGCAGGCATCGGCGCCCGACCCGCGCGACAAGCCTCGGTCACCCCGATGTTGGGCATCGCCTTCGGCTCCGCCCAACCTACCCGATCACTTCGGCGCGCCCATAGGGTGGGTCTTGACCCACCGGAGCTCGACCCTCGCCCCGCTCATGGAAACACCGGCCGACCCTGCCTCGACTCTGGTCCCGGTCGTGGAAGGGCCGGCATCGGCGCTCGACCCGCGCGACAAGCCTCCGTCACCCCGATGTTGGGCATCGCCTTCGGCTCCACCCCACCTATCCGATCGTTCAACCAAGCCCGCCCCGTCAATCCGCGGCGCCACGCTGCGGCGCTCGCAGCGCCGCCCGCGCCCTCAATCCTCGTTGAACTCGCGGCCCTCGGCCTCGGCCTGGAGGCGCGCGCGCTGGATCTTGCCGGTGTTGGTCTTGGGAAGGCTGTCGCGGAACTCGACCTCGCGTGGAACCATGAAGTCCTCGAGCTGGCTGCGGCAGTGGGCGATGATCGCGCGGGCATCGAGTGTGATGCCCTCGGCCAGCACCACCACCGCGCGGATCGCACGGCCCAGCACTTCATCCGGCACGCCGACCACGGCGGCTTCGCGGATGCCGGGCAAGGCGTACAGCGCGGCCTCGACTTCCTTCGGCGCGACCTTCTCGCCGCGCGACTTGATGATGTCGTCCTTGCGGCCGACGAAGTAGACGAAGCCTTCTTCATCCATGCGGAACAGGTCGCCGGTGTGCAGCACCTTCTCCCACGGGTAGCGGCCGGGCTTCAGCGCCTTGGATGTCGCTTTCTCGTTGCGCCAATACCCCTGCATGACGTGGCCGCCGCGTACCACCAGCTCGCCGACCGTGTTCGGCGGCAGCGGCTGGCCATGGTCGTCGGCGACCCAGATCTCGGTGCCCGGAATGGCGATGCCGACGCTGTCCGGGCGGCGCGCAAGCTCGGCCGGCGGCAGCCAGGTGCAGCGCTTCGACTCGGTCATGCCGTACATCGAGAACACGCGCGCCTGCGGAAACAGCGTCTGCAGCTTCAGGATGTGCGCTGGCGGCAGCGCCGCCGCCGTATTGGTCAGGAAGCGCACCGGCGCCACCCACTCGGGCTTCAGGCTCTTCATCTGCACCAGCATGGCGGCGATCGTCGGCACCAGCGGGAAGCCGGTGACGCGCTCGCGTTCGAGCAGCGGCAGCACCTTCTGCGGGAACGCGAAGCTGCGCTCCAGCACCAGGGTGTAGCCCTTCAGCACCGCCATCAGCAGCTGGTAGAGGCCGTAGTCGAAAGCCAGCGGCAGCACGCTCAGCACGACCTCGTCCTCGCTCGCCTCCAGGTAGGTGGTGATCGAAGTGGCGGCGTGCAGGATGTTCTTGTGCGTCATCATGACGCCCTTGGGGTTGCCGGTGGACCCCGAGGTGTAGACCAGCATGGCGAGATCGATATCGATGCCGCGCGGCGCCGCCGGCAGCCGCGTATCGGTCGCGTCGAGAAAGCCGTTCCAGCCCAGGCCCAGCGCGCCGAGCTCCGACGCGGCCGTCGCGTCCATCACCACGATGCGGCGCAGGCTGGGCGTCTGTGCGGCGGCTTCCAGCGCGGCCGGCAGCAGGCTCAGCTGGGTGATCAGCACGCTGGCTTCGCAGTTGCCCAGCACGAAGGCCAGCTTGTGCGCCTTGGTGGTCGGGTTGATCACGCTGAACACGCCGCCGGCGCGCAGGGTGGCGAAGATCGACACGCAGGTTTCGATGCGGTTCTCGGCGAACACCACGCAGCGCTCGCCGTTGGCGAGCCCGGCTGCGTGCACCAGCGCGGCAGCGCAGCGCTCGACCGCCGCGTCGAAGCCGGCATAGTCGAGGCGCTCGTCGCCGCAGACCAGTGCGGTGTGCTGTGGACGGCGCGCGGCGGCGTCGCGCAGGAAGGCCTCGAAACGCTTCATGACGATCAGGCTCCGCTCTTGCGGCCGATGTAGCGCACCAGTGCGCCGATGCCGTCGATGTTTTCCGGCAGCACTTCATCGTCATCGACGGTGAAGCCGTAGGTCTCCTCCAGCCAGGTCACGAGCGTGAGCACGCCCATCGAATCGATGATGCCGGCCTCGAACAGACTGGTGTCGACAGCGAGCGGGGCGTCACCGGCGGTGGGAAAGGCATCCGCCAGGAAGGCGCGGACCTGGGTTTCGATCGGGCTCATGCAGGTGTTCCGGATGTGCGGGCCGCGGGCCCGTGCGTTTGGAGATGTCGGCGCGGATGCGCGGCGTGGCCTGCACGCCTGCGGCCCGAGCCGATCGAATCCGGCAGGTGCTGCCGGGGCGCGGAATGCTAGCACTCAGGCGGCGTCCGGCTTGACGGACGGCTGTGCAGGTGCCGATTCGGACGCGGTCCCAGCGGCGGCTGCAGGCGCCTCGCCAGGCCGCGGCAGCACGCCCACCCGCCGCGCCGGGCTGCCGGCGACGACGGTGTAGGGCGCGACGTTCGCGCTGACGATGCTGCGCGCGGTGACGATGCTGCCCTCGCCGATCTCGACGCCCGGCAGGATCATCGCGTCGGCGCCGATCCAGACGTTGTCGTGCACCACGATCGCGCGCACGTCCTCGTCATCGGGTGGCGCGCCGGCCAGCCGCGCGGCCGGGTCACTGGCGTGGCCCGAGGAATCGCGGAAGCTGACCCCGCTGGCGACCTGCACGTGCCGGCCCAAGCGGATCTCGCGGCCCACGATGAAACTCACGGCGTGGCCGATGTCGCAGTAGTCGCCGATGTGCAGCTTGGGCCGGGCCACGAAGCTGGCCGCGAACTTGAGGCTCAGCTTGCCGTTGAACTGCACGTAGTCACCGACGACCAGCTCACCGCGACCGCTGACCCAGGGCACGTAGATGCCGGCGGTGACACCGCGGCCGAAGCGCGTGCAGTAGGCCTTGAGCAGGGGCTCGGCCAGCAGCTTGCCGCGCACGAAGAAGACGATCGCGCGCAGGCCGAGGAACAGCCACAGCATCGGCATCACCACCAGCCTTGGCGCCGGCAGGGTGAAGTGCTGCAGCTGACGCTTGCCGCGGCGCAGCGCGCGCGCCAGCGGATGATCGGCGCGCGCGGCCCAGTGGCGCAGAGCGGACAGACTCATGGGGCGGCTCCTCAGCGACCGAACAGGCGCTGCAGCCAGCCGCGGGGCGGCGCGCTGTCCCTGCCGGCCGCGGACTCGTCGCTGATCAGCGCTGGCTCCGGCGCGGCCTCGGCCTGCACCAGCTCTGCCGCCAGCCCACCCAGGCTGGACTGACCCAGCCTGAGCAGGGACAGGCGCTGTCCAGTGCGCGCCTCTAGGCGGGCCATGAAGTCCAACGCCAGCAGCGAGTGGCCGCCGAGATCGAAGAAGTTGTCCTCGGGCTCTGCCGACTCCAGCTTCAGCACCTCGCGACACAGCTGCCGCACGAGCGCCAGCGCCGAGTCGAAATCCAGCGCCGACGCAGACGCCGCTGCCGCACGCGCGGGTCGCAGCGCGGCCTCGGCCGGTCGTGCGCACCAGTCGCGCAGGCGCAGCGCGTAGGCCTGTGCCCAGGCTTCGATCTGGCGGGCCTCCAGCACGTCCGTGCTGTAGTTGAACAGCAGCTCAAGGCCGCGCGGCGTTTCCACGCACCACAGCCCCAGCGCATGCGCGGAGTTGCGCACCGGCACATCGAAGCGGGCGTGTTCCAGCGGACCCCAGTGGGTGATGCGGTCGCGCGCGTCCTGGAACGAAAACAGGGTCTGGAAGAGCGCGCGCTGAGGATCCGCACCTGCCCGCCGCAGCTCGGGCAGCAGCGCGTCCAGCGGCAGCTCGGCATGGCCGAGCGCTGCCGCCAGCGCGGCATGAACCTCGGCCAGCCAGTCGCCGAGCGGCTGCGGCCGCAGCTGCAGCCGCAGCGGCACCGCATTGACGAAGCAGCCCATCACCGGCAGCAGCTCGGGGCGCTCGCGGCCGCGCACCGGCAGGCCCAGCACCAGCGCGTCGACGTCGCCGATGGCTGCCAGCTCGGCGGCCCAGGCGGCCAGCAGCACCACGAACAGGGTGGTGCCGTGACGCCGGGCCAGCGCATGCAGGCCTTCCACCTCATCGACCGGCAGCAGGCTCAGCAGCGAATCGCCGCGGCCACTCAGCCGATCCGCGGCCGCCTGCGCCGGATGCAGGCGCAGCGGCGGCGGCAGCGGCAGCAGGCTGCGCTTGAAGTGCTCGATCGAGGGGGCATAAGCGCCCGCCGCCAGCTGCGCCTGCTGCCAGGCGGCGAAGTCGCCGTAGCCGATCGCCAGCGTTGGCAGCCGCGGCAGGCGCTGCTGCAGCCGCGCGCTGTACAGCTCGGCCAGCTCGGCGTACAGCAGGTCGAAGCTCCAGCCGTCCCACACCAGGTGATGCACCACGAACACGAACACGTGCTCGTCGGCGGCAAGCCGATACAGCGCCGCCCGGAACGGCGGCCCCGAGCGCATGTCGATGGGCGTGGACTGCAGGATCTCAGCGCCCTGGAGTGCTGCGGCTTCGGCCTGCGGCCGCGCCAGCGCGGACAGGTCGACGAAGCCCAGTTCGAACGGGCCCTCGCTCAGCACGCGCTGCTGCAATCCGGCTTCGCCTGCCACCAGCACGCTGCGCAGCGCCGGCTGACGGGCGACCAGATCGCGCAGCGCGGCTTCAAAGGCGGCACGCTCAAGCGGCCCGCGCAGGCGGTGCGCCGACGGCAGCAGATTGACCCGGCCGTCGCTGCTGCTGCACTCCAGGTACCACAGGCCGGCCTGCACGGCCGACAGCGGCGCCCTCTCGCGATCGGCGCGCGCCGGGATCGACGCGCTGCTGGCTTCCGCGACGTGCAGACGGGCCGCCAGCGCACGCGGGCTGGGGGCTTCGAACAGCAGGCGCAGCGGCGGGCGCGGGTGGCCGAGCGTCTGCAGGCGCCCGGCCAGCTCGGCGGCCAGCAGCGAATGTCCGCCGGCTTCGAAGAAGCTCTGATCGGGTGCGAGTGCGGGCGTCTGCAGCAGCTCGCCCATCAGGCCGGCGATCACGGCGATGCGCTCGGCGTCGGCGGCGGCAGCGCCGTTCGCCTGGGTCGGCGCGGACGCAGCCGCGGTCGCGGCCGAGCCCGCCTGCGCGCTCGCCAGGGCCTTGCGATCGATCTTGCCGTTGGGCAGCAGGGGCAGCGCCTCCAGCGCGCGCAGCGACTGCGGCAGCATGTAGTCGGGCAGGCGCGCAGCCAGCGCGCGGCGCAGCTCCGCAAGGGTCGGCGCGCGCTGGCCGGGGCGCGGCTGCACATGCGCCACCAGGCGGTCGTCGACCGGCCCGAAGTGTTCGACGCAGACCGCGGCGCGCGCGATCTCGGGCTGCGACTCGAGCGCGGCCTCGATCTCGCCCAGCTCGATGCGGTAGCCGCGCAGCTTGACCTGGTGGTCCATGCGACCGAGGTGGCGCAGCTCGCCCGCGGCCGTCCAGGCGCCGAGGTCGCCAGTGCGGTACAGACGCGCGCCAGTGGCGCTGCTGCAGGGGTCGGCGATGAAGCGTTCGGCCGTCAGTTCCGGGCGCGCGTGGTAGCCGCGGGCGACGCCGGCGCCGCCGATGCAGATCTCGCCGGGCGCATCGACGCCGCACTCGCGGCCGGCCTCATCGAGCACGCGCACCACGGTGGCGTCGATCGGCCGCCCCACGGTGATCCGCGCCGGATCGTCGATGCGCGCGCAGGTCGACCACACCGTGGTCTCGGTCGGCCCGTACATGTTCCACAGCTCGGCGACACCGGCCGCCAGCAGCCGCTGCGCCAGCGCGGGGCTCAGGGCCTCGCCGCCGCACAGGGCGCGAAAGCCCGGCGGCGCGCGGAAGCCGGCGTTCAGCAGCAGATGCCAGGTGCTGGGCGTGGCCTGCAGCAGCTGCACGCCCTGATGTTCGATCAGGGCCTTCAGCGCGGCGCCGTCGGCCGCATCGCTGCGCGGCGCCAGCACGATCTGCGCGCCCACCACCAGCGGCAGCAGCAGCTCCAGCACGGCGATGTCGAAGCTCAGGGTCGTCACTGCAAGCAGGCGCTCGCCGGCCTTCAGACCCGGCGTGTGCGCCATGCTGCGCAGGAAATTGACCACCCCCGAGTGCAGCACGACCACGCCCTTGGGCGTGCCCGTGCTGCCCGAGGTGTAGATCACATAGGCAGGGGCGTCCTCGGTGATGGCGAGCTGCGGCGCCTGCGCCGGCGCCCGCTCGATCTCGTCCGCGTCGGCATCGAGGCGCAGGCCGTCGATGCCGCCCAGGGCCAGGTGCTCGGCGCCTGCGCGATCGCTGAGCAGCAGACGCAGGCCGGCGTCCTCGGCCATCTCGCGCAGCCGCGCCAGAGGAAAGCCCGGGTCGAGCGGCACGTAGGCCGCGC from Lysobacterales bacterium harbors:
- a CDS encoding sigma-70 family RNA polymerase sigma factor, whose protein sequence is MHEAEDLQPPAITRLLRQWQNGDASARERLVEAVYTQVRAIAQRSARALPGGSLSATELAHEALLRLLDADAGWEDRRHFFNVVAQATRQVLVDAARRRLRDKRGGGAVPLSLSAADAVACEEDATLLRLHEALEALGRRDARRSQVLELTYFAGLDREQVARALGVSVPTVDRDLRFGRAWLKQAMEAE
- a CDS encoding tetratricopeptide repeat protein, yielding MDPTEYARELFFKALDHHQRGRLDEAETLYREALARVPERVSVLSNLATVLVLKGRHAEARALAERALALEPNCAEAHAILAEVRRGQRGPHAALQELERVLARSPDDPELHFHRSALLAELGRFDAALEASARALELRPDHPGNRAHHALLMATAGDTAGALRSLGDLLREDPRPLAAGEAWAGLLLRRAAEAGGQLDDSVDAALLVRALDTPWSPPRRLLALASQVLRADPKTGPWLQRVRETRPQLLPPHSWSDLRLSGAIYSKPLLRALLRQPVIPDLDVQHLLVQLRAMLLERAARSTLEAPFDDAQLSFLCALAAHALRQHYVWPVTPAEQAQLDALGERLRAACAQAQPWPVAWLPALLAYRPLAELAPVEMLKARGGPAPVQALLAQAAADPGPLPNLRWTHLPTPPRSLSLADYLAERITPFTLPRLPKLGEPRVLAIAAGGGEWAFELAVRLRGASVRVLEADPQAASALGEQAQRLRLPQLSVLQGGLDAAGAGGYTVMDSGRLLLMPGTLPARLSELRRWLAPRGLLRLRVASARLRTALQAARQSLRDAGLDAAGVDVRAARAHLLALPAEHPAAALHALPELHSLGPCSSLLREWDATPLGLVNFIAAVQAAGLRLRGLELGPDERAALPKHGPMPADLPAWAALEADHPRMFRDFYTLWASP
- a CDS encoding AMP-binding protein; translated protein: MKRFEAFLRDAAARRPQHTALVCGDERLDYAGFDAAVERCAAALVHAAGLANGERCVVFAENRIETCVSIFATLRAGGVFSVINPTTKAHKLAFVLGNCEASVLITQLSLLPAALEAAAQTPSLRRIVVMDATAASELGALGLGWNGFLDATDTRLPAAPRGIDIDLAMLVYTSGSTGNPKGVMMTHKNILHAATSITTYLEASEDEVVLSVLPLAFDYGLYQLLMAVLKGYTLVLERSFAFPQKVLPLLERERVTGFPLVPTIAAMLVQMKSLKPEWVAPVRFLTNTAAALPPAHILKLQTLFPQARVFSMYGMTESKRCTWLPPAELARRPDSVGIAIPGTEIWVADDHGQPLPPNTVGELVVRGGHVMQGYWRNEKATSKALKPGRYPWEKVLHTGDLFRMDEEGFVYFVGRKDDIIKSRGEKVAPKEVEAALYALPGIREAAVVGVPDEVLGRAIRAVVVLAEGITLDARAIIAHCRSQLEDFMVPREVEFRDSLPKTNTGKIQRARLQAEAEGREFNED
- a CDS encoding acyl carrier protein, whose product is MSPIETQVRAFLADAFPTAGDAPLAVDTSLFEAGIIDSMGVLTLVTWLEETYGFTVDDDEVLPENIDGIGALVRYIGRKSGA
- a CDS encoding acyltransferase, coding for MSLSALRHWAARADHPLARALRRGKRQLQHFTLPAPRLVVMPMLWLFLGLRAIVFFVRGKLLAEPLLKAYCTRFGRGVTAGIYVPWVSGRGELVVGDYVQFNGKLSLKFAASFVARPKLHIGDYCDIGHAVSFIVGREIRLGRHVQVASGVSFRDSSGHASDPAARLAGAPPDDEDVRAIVVHDNVWIGADAMILPGVEIGEGSIVTARSIVSANVAPYTVVAGSPARRVGVLPRPGEAPAAAAGTASESAPAQPSVKPDAA